In Amaranthus tricolor cultivar Red isolate AtriRed21 chromosome 3, ASM2621246v1, whole genome shotgun sequence, a single window of DNA contains:
- the LOC130809249 gene encoding probable thimet oligopeptidase, with protein MEREEDDRQSHRGINGGSNKKMVIVFTGAAALLAVALNFAFNAFKSFKHRRETKDLAGSIVRVNLSGNEIRKLADRIIEESKAVHDAVASVHVDKVKYQDIMMLAELEARQFPLVQSCVFPRLVSTSEDVRQASAEAEQKINLYIGSCRKREDVYRVVKAFAAREEWINADTKSYVQSLVRDFEQNGLNLTSTKKEEVQRLLAQIDELSMQYVQNINNDCTFLLFTESELEGLPSELIQVFDRDNDEKIKVTLKSNHVLPILELCKVGATRRRIAVGYGQRCKEVNVPVLETLVQLRHKFARLLGYDNYAEFAVGSRMAKTSAKVFEFLEDLSTSLTDLAAKELAGLKELKLKEEGSNLFGIEDLLYYVKKFEEDRFHLDFRALKDYFPLSLVLQGIFKILQDLFGLKFEEIVSAEVWHEDVRVFSVFDLGTSYLMGYAYLDLFFRDGKYGQTCVLPLQNGSLSTNADRQVPVVLLMCEFLIEDGNTPALLRFSEVVSLFHEFGHVVHALCNRASLARFSGLRVDHDFVEIPGHVFENWCFESSILKLISGYYQDVTRPIKDDVCNSLRKWRYSFSALKLRQEILYCLFDQIIHSTDNVDFLELFKFLHPKVMLGLPILEGTNPASCFPHSAIGYEASCYSRIWSKVFAADIFASKFHDGGLNHHIGMQFRNKVLAPGGAKDPLECLLDFIGREPSIQAYIDSLAYSSV; from the exons ATGGAGAGAGAAGAAGACGACCGCCAAAGCCACAGAGGTATAAATGGCGGGAGTAATAAGAAGATGGTTATCGTCTTTACAGGAGCTGCTGCCCTTCTGGCCGTTGCTCTCAATTTCGCTTTTAACGCTTTCAAATCCTTCAAGCATCGCCGTGAAACtaaag ATCTTGCTGGTTCGATTGTGAGGGTTAATTTGTCGGGAAATGAAATTAGGAAATTGGCTGACCGGATTATTGAGGAATCGAAGGCGGTTCATGATGCTGTTGCTTCTGTTCATGTTGACAAG GTTAAATATCAAGATATCATGATGTTAGCAGAACTAGAGGCACGCCAATTTCCGCTGGTCCAGTCTTGTGTTTTCCCAAGGTTGGTGTCGACATCAGAGGATGTACGCCAAGCTAGTGCTGAAGCCGaacagaaaataaatttgtatattGGATCTTGCAG AAAGCGTGAGGACGTGTATCGTGTTGTAAAAGCGTTTGCTGCTAGGGAAGAATGGATAAATGCAGATACCAAGTCATATGTTCAGTCACTG GTGAGAGATTTTGAACAAAATGGATTGAACCTTACttcaacaaagaaagaagaagttcAGCGTTTGCTGGCTCAGATAGATGAATTAAGCATGCAATATGTCCAGAATATCAACAATGACTGTACTTTCCTTCTATTTACCGAATCAGAGCTAGAAGGGTTGCCCTCGGAACTCATTCAG GTTTTCGATAGAGATAATGATGAAAAAATAAAGGTTACCTTGAAAAGTAATCACGTTTTGCCAATTTTGGAGCTTTGTAAG GTTGGAGCAACTCGAAGGAGAATTGCTGTTGGATATGGTCAAAGGTGTAAAGAAGTGAATGTCCCTGTGTTAGAAACATTG GTTCAGTTGCGCCATAAATTTGCTAGGTTGCTTGGTTATGATAATTATGCAGAATTTGCTGTTGGTTCTAGGATGGCTAAGACATCTGCTAag GTGTTTGAATTCTTGGAGGACTTATCCACAAGCTTGACTGACTTGGCGGCTAAAGAACTGGCTGGGTTGAAGGAGTTAAAG TTAAAAGAGGAAGGGAGTAATCTGTTTGGAATAGAAGACCTGCTCTATTATGTGAAAAAGTTTGAAGAAGATAGATTCCATCTGGACTTTAGAGCACTTAAAGATTATTTTCCTCTTAGCTTGGTTCTGCAAGGAATTTTCAAAATACTACAAGACCTCTTTG GTTTGAAATTTGAGGAAATTGTCAGTGCGGAGGTGTGGCATGAGGATGTACGAGTTTTCTCTGTCTTTGATTTGGGTACTAGTTATCTCATGGGCTACGCTTACCTTGATCTCTTCTTCAG GGACGGAAAATACGGTCAAACTTGTGTTTTGCCTCTTCAAAATGGCTCATTATCTACAAATGCTGATAGACAG GTTCCAGTTGTTTTACTAATGTGCGAATTCTTGATAGAAGATGGTAACACTCCAGCATTATTACGGTTTTCTGAAGTTGTTAGTCTTTTCCATGAATTTGGCCATGTG GTCCACGCTTTGTGTAATCGTGCATCACTTGCTCGGTTCTCTGGCTTGCGTGTTGATCATGATTTTGTTGAGATTCCTGGGCATGTTTttgaaaattg GTGCTTCGAGAGCAGCATCTTGAAATTAATATCTGGTTATTATCAG GATGTCACAAGGCCAATCAAGGATGACGTTTGTAATTCTTTGAGGAAATGGCGATATTCATTTTCTGCTCTTAAGTTGAGGCAGGAAATTCTTTACT GTCTTTTTGATCAAATAATACATTCTACTGATAACGTCGACTTCCTCGAGCTGTTCAAGTTTCTTCATCCCAAG GTGATGTTGGGGTTACCAATCTTGGAAGGTACTAACCCAGCTTCATGTTTTCCACACTCAGCAATTGGTTATGAAGCTAGTTGCTACAGTCGTATATGGAGCAAG GTGTTTGCTGCTGATATATTTGCTTCCAAGTTTCATGACGGTGGACTCAACCATCATATTGGCATGCAGTTCCGCAACAAG GTACTAGCTCCAGGGGGAGCCAAAGATCCACTTGAGTGTTTGTTAGATTTCATTGGAAGAGAGCCATCAATTCAAGCGTATATAGATAGTCTAGCTTATTCAAGTGTCTGA
- the LOC130809251 gene encoding probable thimet oligopeptidase: MCEFLKEDGNSPALLRFSEVVSLFHEFGHVVHPLCNRASLARFSGLCVDHDFVEIPGHVFENWCFESSILKLISGYYQDVTRPIKDDVCNSLRKWRYSFSALKLRQEILYCLFDQIILLLTTSTSSSCSSFFIPR; the protein is encoded by the exons ATGTGCGAATTCTTGAAAGAAGATGGTAACTCTCCAGCATTATTACGGTTTTCTGAAGTTGTTAGTCTTTTCCATGAATTTGGCCATGTG GTCCACCCTTTGTGTAATCGTGCATCACTTGCTCGGTTCTCTGGCTTGTGTGTTGATCATGATTTTGTTGAGATTCCTGGGCATGTTTTTGAAAATTG GTGCTTCGAGAGCAGCATCTTGAAATTAATATCTGGTTATTATCAG GATGTCACAAGGCCAATCAAGGATGACGTTTGTAATTCTTTGAGGAAATGGCGATATTCATTTTCTGCTCTTAAGTTGAGGCAGGAAATTCTTTACT GTCTTTTTGATCAAATAATACTTCTACTGACAACGTCAACTTCCTCGAGTTGTTCAAGTTTCTTCATCCCAAG GTGA